The region taaataaataaataaatacttgaattttcaaaagaaaaacattctGGAAGCCAAGCTACCAACCTTGAAGGCGTGTCTGCTTTTTCAGTTCTGAGCCAATGTTGTTTTTTGGTGACTCACTGTTAGTAGGTTCATCTGGTACTTCTACTGGTCTATCAGTTGCATCAGGGGTTGTTATTGACACCACAGGTGGTGCAACAGGACTTGAGATACTAGTTATAACTGTTGGAGGTGACTTGGGGACTTTGCTCCAGTCAATAGCACCAATGGCCTCCCTTCTTACATTAAGTGGCTGAAGTGAATGTGGACTGTTAGCCTGTGTGTTTTgcacaggacaattttcatcCTCACAAGGGTGCACCCAGGGTTTCGAAGGTTTGCTTAGTGTCCATGGAAGCAGTGATGAAGTATGGCTTACTTCAGCAGATGGAGAAGTCCTTATATGGCTCTTTTGCTGAGCAGTTATGGGAGATATTTGTTGAGTAGTCATTAAGCTGTGATTGGAAGATTCTGTTAAATTCCCATGGTCTGCATTGGATAAATTTAATGTAGCTACATATTTTTGTCTTGGGTGCAACATGGGCGGGAGCCACACACCAACATCTGATCTTGGTGAATGTTGAGGAGACCTTGCCTGAGCAACTTCCAAATTAGTGTTGACATGTAATCCTCCTGCAGTGGACCTAGTGAGTGGCGAAGAAGTGTAATTTAACTGTGTATCCTGATCCCATGTGTGGGACCTCATGTGTCCTGGACGATTTGTCTTACATCCACCTGTGGAAAGGCCTTGAGGAGCTTTATGCATCCCTCTCATAGAGTTGTCTTCACTCACACTACGACTCTGTCTTTGAGTTGACGGCTGTGGTGAAACCGAATGTCTGTCCATGTTGTACATATGACTGTTAATGTTTGGGTTCAGTTTAGGTGGCTGGTTCCTTTCACTATTCTCTTGTAATAAGTCTTGCTGCACTCTGGAGATATCATAGTTGTGctgtataaaaaaaagaaacaaaatatcaaaagagTTATTCTATGATGAACAGAAATGAATATTTGACTTGTAGAAATACCATGTGTGTGTCCACAGAAATCAGATTGCAAATTTGCATAATGTTATGCATGATGCTCACAGATACAGAgggtgtactgtacatgtagggCAAACCTGGGTTAATATTAGTCAATTTATTTCACATGTGAAGCTGTATTTTGAAACTTTGTCAGAACCAGCTGCATTGCAATCAAAGTGTGAGGGTGACAGACACTGCATGGCAAACTAAGGGCTGATCCAAGATAGATGTAGCATAGCAGTGCGGATTGCTAGAAACTACTTCTAGAAGATCATAAAATAGTGAGTTACGGCTCTATTCATACAAGCCcaactacagtagtagtacCACCACAGTAATGTTACTGAGGCAAAGCTTCCTTTGTGGCCTATATAGGCAACAGCATCCATGTTTTTTAGAAGTTGTTTGGGACAATCTACAGTCGGTTCATTCATCATATAAATGATTTGTGTTATTTCCTTTTTACATCCCATCCTTTAGGTACTGTAGAAGTTTGAAATTGGTATTGCacagaaatataacattccAACATGCAAATTTCCATAGAAGCATGTATTGTTTGTCTAGCTAGACTGACTCAGATGGTATTGATGAGGTTGTGCACTAGATTCATGTATTAGAGTAGTCAAGCAGGATTTTTTGCGCTTGTTTTAGTTTGCAGCCCAATGTTGCAGTCAAATCCACAGTATCAGACAGGGGCATACATTCTAGGGGAGTGGGGGACATAACCATGTCTGTAATCTTTAAAATATTGCTGGTTGGGAATATGTCACTGTCATTTTGTCAATGTCATTTTCTCTCACCCTGTAGTACAAATGAGTAAATGCCTTGACAAATTGTTGTTTCTTGGACAACTATTACAACACTCCTGAGCAAGGTATATAATTGTAGAACAACTCTAGTAATCATAGCTTCCTGTTTGGACAGGGTCAACACTCTAGTAACCAACAGCAGTGAATGATATAGTAACCACTCCAGTACAACGGCAGTGAATGACATACTGTAGTAACCACTCCTGTATAACAGCAGTGAATGATATAGTAGCCACTCCTGTATAACAGCAGTGAAGGACATAGTAACCACTCCTGTATAACAGCAGTGAATGATGTAGTAACCACTGCAGATACAACAGCAGTGAATGATGTGGTAACCACTCCAGTACAACAGCAGTGAATGACATGGTAACCACTCCATTTCAACAGCAGTGAATGATGTGGTAACCACTCCAGTACAACAGCAGTGAATGACGTAGTAACCACTCCATTTCAACAGCAGTGAATGACATGGTAACCACTCCAGTACAACAGCAGTAAATGACAGGGTAACCACTCCAGTGCAACAGCAGTGAATGACGTCGTAACCACTCCACAGACCACAGTACAACAGCAGTGAATGACCCATAATGGTGAAGGGACAGAGTAACTACTGTACTTTATTCACCAGCGGTAGTAAATGAAGATGTTCTACTAACGAGCAGAAATGAACGTCAAGATCAATCACAGATAGCAATCCACTTTAGTAAACAGAGAGGGTGAATGGTCAGAGCAACCACCACTCTAGCAAGCAGCTTTGGGAAGTGAAAGGAGCAATGGCTTTAGCTATTGTGTGTGGGTTAAGGACGAACCTTACGAATGGtagatttgaaatgaaatggatGTCGACCATGAAGTAGATCAGTGGTGGCACAGTACACTAGACTGTTACCAATGTAAATTATTATGAAATGGATGTCGACCATGGAGTAGATCAGTGGTGGCACAGTACACTAGACTGTTACCAATGTAAATTATTATGAAATGGATGTGGACCATGAAGTAGATCAGTGGTGGCACAGTACACTAGACTGTTACCAATGTAAATTATTATGAAATGGATGTGGACCATGAAGTAGATCAGTGGTGGCACAGTACACTAGACTGTTACCAATGTAAATTATTATGAAATGGATGTCGACCATGAAGTAGATCAGTGGTGGCACAGTACACTAGACTGTTACCAATGTAAATTATTTGAGAACATATGAAGAATGGAGACAGGCAAGAAAGGGGGAAGTAATTATCAATGATACTGTTAACTTGGAATTCCTGTACTGTCAACGTCTTTTTGTTTCAACTCTATAAGTTACCAAAACCACCAAATCACATATGTAAGTGTATTCATGACTCGACAGTAACATATTCTCCAACTAGGAGCAGTCAACTTCATGTATCCTTTAGTTTAAAGGGCATCCAAGTCATGTGTGAACATTGGCCCATATTAATGACTCAACAGATATTCTCTAACTACAGTAGGAGCAGTAACCTTGGTGTATCATTTCATTTAGTGTCATCCAAGTCATACGTGAACATTACTCTGTGTATCTGCTATAGTTAGGGTTAACCAAGCCATTTGTGAACAATACCACTGAGTGACAGTGTCACATATTCTAACCTAACACACAAAATGGTTTCATCATCATTCTAAAAATACATTGTTCTAAACTAACCTCCTCCAAGGACTGGCGTAGATGTTCCAATGGAATTTCTGGGTTGATATTTTGAAGGTCCTGTTGAATCTCTTCATGTGTCCTTGACCTTGGCGTTACAGCCGCCATTCTATGATAAAACCAACAAACAACAGTCACAGCCTGGGACACTCTGGCTAAGTTCTAACCCTGAAGGCCAAAATGTTTGTTGTGATGGTTTTCACTGTCCTACCGtacataaaaatatacatttagaAAATTGCATCTAAAGCATTGAGATAGAGTCAAGACCAACCAGAAAGCATTAACTTCACTCAAGTACTGTATAAACCAATTCAAAGAGTTCCTGTCACGGTTTTGACTTATATGTGAAAATCAGTCGGTTTTGAATTCTGAAACCAGTTTTCCCCAAAATGGTTTTCATACAGTATGCATACTAATTGTCTATGTGACAAAATTCTCTTCCACCCCAGCCCATATTTaaagtttgaataaaacttaAGTTGACCACGTATTCCATGTCTTTGCAGTTGTCTTTGTCTTTAAGAGGAGCTTATAAATGAAACTAATGGTACTTATTACAATATATTCTGTATTAACATCTAGAACTAGTCTAATGTTTAAAACATGTGCAATAATGCATCTAGGCCTAGTATCAATCGACTTGAACTTTAAGTTAAATATTGTAAGGCTGTTTTCTCAGTGTGGTTTTATAAAGTGAAAATGTTCACTAGATGCACTTTCAGTATATATAGAAGTTTATTTCTCTATGCAGTGGTGTGTAATTCACATCTAGACACATTAATGATTCAAAAACTGTGGgctacaaaatgaaacaaatagttGTATAATGAACATTTCTGTTTAGATTCAGTTAAATTTAGTAATTGTATTAACgcaatattatataaatttaaagtAAATGTTCCTGTCATACACCATATTTTGGTGAAAGGATATTAACATTGATTTCCATCCTTTACCTGAGGGACAGAATTAAATCATGCTCCTATCATGTTCAAAGAACTAGGCCTAGTGTAGTAGCCTATCGTGCTAAGATTATGGGCTCTGTACGTTCCATAGGTTATTAATTATTCTAAGCCTATGTAAGTAATCCTAGCATTGCTAGCCTATGTAAACCTAAGGAAGtaatatagtcagtattgcaaAGTTCGGAActctgcgaagttcggacacccctaagaaatacacgatttcaccatgacaacctacaggaagagccaatttcaccaaaatgaacggagctacagttattttctctccaaaatgacctgtgTGCAAGCAAgaacttacatatttgtcaataaaaggaagttatagtTTTGGAATGTTTAatgcttaggtgtccgaacttcgcagtgccCATGCTAATGTAGCTAAGTCAATGTAATCCTAAGTAGGCCTAGGTAATACTCATTACTAAGTACATTGTACTCTACATGTAATATACATGCTGGAATATCATCTATCTCTGTGACAGATGAGAATAACACTTATTAACAGATCTGTGGGGCAGACACTTCCATGGTTTAAAGATGTGTTTCTTATTTCTTAAATGAGGACTCTACAAAGGTGTAGTCGTCAGGATACGGGATGACTGACCAGTGTGGCTGTGCAGAGCTATGGTGTGTACTATAAAGCATATTGTGATATAAAACAATTAACGAAAGAAATGTAACCGTTGTTATGTCTAGCCTCTGTCCACCTTAGACATCTTACTTAGTGAGATATCTGCCTTGTTATACTAAAGAACTTATTATACTAATATCAGTACTAACGTGTCGtaaggcctaagttaggcctaatcgTAAAGCTaaccatttatagcctacttgTCATCACCACAAGAATAAGTTAAAATCCGTCTGTATTTTGGTTCCTATTATCAATGGCAGGCTTCCTTGGTGAATGtaactttaaacaaaattgtttgGTAGCCTGTGTCTAACGATCATTCAGTGCATCGGCCATTCTACTGAATCCAGACAGCTATTTACTTTTTCCGTAGCAGTCACTGCAGACAGGGACAAGTTTTATCTCAGAGACTATGTATGGCAGATATGCAATAGGCTGAGTGCTAGTGGCGACACTAGTGTTGGTTAGGCCGTTTGTACGACTGTATGTACATGATCTACAGTGGTTTACATGGATCGACGACGATGTTGCTTCGTTCGCATGCGCTTTGGTCAGCTGACCAAAATGTTAGACTTGATCAAATCGGTTGAAGAAGCCTGAGGAAATACAATGAAGCCTCGGAATGCAATGAACTTATACACATAGAATTATTCGCGAATTATTCGCGAATATGAGACGAAAGATCCATACTGATGCACCAAGTTTTCACccatgattttgttttatatatggGTATTTGCAAAATGCGCCAGTGGAAACTGCCAGTAGTAAAAGTAAAAAACGTTCATTGACGTTTATGTTGCCTACCACCCTGCCGGAGGCCCGCAAATACTGTAtattttacacatttaatataGTTGGTAATGCCatgataggttcatatctatatCCTGACACCCAAGAgcttcatattttacatttgtGATTTGATTTCCATTCATATGTACTCTACGAATGTTAGGAGGCCTATCTGTTAATGTACATTGCATTTGACTTGAACAGACTATCATGCATTTACTAGTGTCTGTATTTAGTACACCATATATTCGCAGCATCTTCATTTAATTTATGTGATAAGTCCGTCATGATTTTCCCACTAACGTGGAAAGTTGTTTCGTCTGCATATCAGCATTGCATAGACATCAATCAATGTCAttaatcaagggcgtaggaaccggggggctgggggcgcaagcccccccagtgaaagaTATGGAgcggcggaagtatcattccgcccccccccccccccgcttcgcaagtcagaaaacccctttttcatttccaaatgagaaaaaaaatctcatttggagcaccaaattgcatctaaggccaggtgaaaatgcaaaattatttacaaaatggagtgggtgttgaagtgtgctatattgcaccaaattgaatctgaggccacctggaaatacaaaaaaaatccaaaggggagggggacaccccctccccttagacccctccccaggccggccatcagtcttcagccccccccccccactcaaaggtaccttcctacgccactgtcattaatatacaattaaaacagtCATCGACCACCAATAGACTGACAAATGTTCTTCTTTAACAATGCAAGTGGCCTCTGAGGTGCCACAGGATTCGATTCTTGGGCCATTGCTATTTCTCATCTTTATTTATGACATGGACCTAAGCCTACACCACTGTCTTGTAGACAGGTACGTGGATGACACAGTATTCTATTTATTCGATCCTAATATTCAGGAACTATGATATTATGTTAGAGGAGGACCTTTCTAACATCAAAGAGTTatgtaaaaacaacaaaatggtGATGAATACAGATTTTTTTAAAACGATATAGGCTAAAAGCAGcggtaacattttcaaatatgggTACACTCCACGTAACGATTGATGGCACGGCTCTTCATAATGTACAATGTGAAAGGTTATTGGCGTTGATAAGAATTGACAGCAACCTAACATGGCAAGCACAGGTAGATCATACATGTAAGGAGGTAAGCCAAAGGCTGTCATTATTAAGACGTATCAAACCCTTTATTGATATGGAAACCCGAATCATGTTTGACCATGGATATATTTTGCCAATCCTTGACTATTGCATGTGTGTCATATGGGGcatgcaggcgcggatccagaggggggtccagggggtccgaaccccccccccccctgctcttggccaaacaacaacaaaaaaagagggaaaaaagagaaaaaaaaagagagagtaaaaaagagagaaaaaaagagagagagaaaaaaacattaaattaaaggccaattttaaacatgtaggacgtcagaagggcggttatccttacaagtcagccaggtgtgtcttttccgtcaaatgaactatggtgtgcacgcgtgctacacgtgccaaaaatgcctaaaaatctcaattttcagaccgaaaagtttcaaaattgaggtggtgttcgaatttttttggcggtgaggtggcagagcggtaggctgcataggatgcgCCATTCTTCATGAGACTGAGTAGTTTCAAAAGCTGCATAGCGCCATCAATTGATCGTCGCTTGTTATACAGTACATGCATTTTTTAGTGTGCATATTTAACAGTCATGACTGATTCGACTTGAATATGACagatatattatattgatttCTGATTGCCAACTTCAACTGTCCGTcacctcacccttccagaatcctggatccggccctgcatcaaacagaggtgacggaacgggagggggattgggggctaaaggcattatgatttttgtatcatctcaactcatctgatatgtattaccatatttcatagattgttttttctcatcaattgacaaattgcagacatgagatccatattttcaggctaggtacatgcagcttagattactcgggaagtgccgtttccggccatctgggggggtttgtaaagccaaaaattttatggtacgctccgcgccaaccgatggtggcgctccgcttagatagtcttacgttcaggcgcggctggaccagtcagaccccccccccctgtcacaaatcctgcatccgtcCCTGGCATATAGAAACAGTGACCTTCAAAGAATTATCCGTGTACAAAAAACCGCCCCGACTAACTTCAGATGCTGGCTATGACACTAGATCGCATGATGTTTTTAATACTTTAGTATTGACCTAAGAATTCACATAAGGAGAATGACTACGGTCTTCAAATCAATAAACGAACTCGCTCCTACAAGCATGAAAGAAATGTTCACTTTTGGTAAAGATACCCACACCCACTTCTTAAGATCCACGACCGCAAACAAATTGTATTTACCAGGGGGTAGAACTAAATACCATAGGAAAAGATTTTCATCTCTTGCTGCCAAAGAACGCAACGAATTACCGTCAATTGCAAGTTTAAGAAATAGCAAATCTTTGGTAAACAACTTTACACGTTTATCCTAATTGTAACTAAGATCTTCGAATATTTAAAACTCTTTGTTCATGCTTTTTACGTCTTTTATTCACTTTATTCATGGTCTTTTCTATTCCTTCCTACATCCTTTATTCATCTCGTTATTTTACGTGTTGCTGCATCTTAACTTTTTATTAAGCCCTCGCTTCATGTTAGtggtttatttgtttgtgtttgctTGTTTTTCTGCTACTTTTCCCTCAATCGTTTAATTCTATTGTTCTTTATTTCGTA is a window of Apostichopus japonicus isolate 1M-3 chromosome 21, ASM3797524v1, whole genome shotgun sequence DNA encoding:
- the LOC139962456 gene encoding uncharacterized protein; translated protein: MAAVTPRSRTHEEIQQDLQNINPEIPLEHLRQSLEEHNYDISRVQQDLLQENSERNQPPKLNPNINSHMYNMDRHSVSPQPSTQRQSRSVSEDNSMRGMHKAPQGLSTGGCKTNRPGHMRSHTWDQDTQLNYTSSPLTRSTAGGLHVNTNLEVAQARSPQHSPRSDVGVWLPPMLHPRQKYVATLNLSNADHGNLTESSNHSLMTTQQISPITAQQKSHIRTSPSAEVSHTSSLLPWTLSKPSKPWVHPCEDENCPVQNTQANSPHSLQPLNVRREAIGAIDWSKVPKSPPTVITSISSPVAPPVVSITTPDATDRPVEVPDEPTNSESPKNNIGSELKKQTRLQALLAHQKARFGLIKRRVEETKIKTDAMRKEVADMEKDLDRRRAQTPASSFASPEAISGLQERKRGLQIDVECLQRDIHLTHAKQRELLNQDSFNFYNNMATEPSQHPVYRGLLLPEPQNTSSPVESEINKQWSCHACSFKNHEYMPACEMCGRPRAESITSPTSGQS